In Sparus aurata chromosome 2, fSpaAur1.1, whole genome shotgun sequence, a single genomic region encodes these proteins:
- the fzd9b gene encoding frizzled-9b: MSVDGVPLKVGIFLWCLLVISGSSFEIGSYDLERGRPAKCEPIVIPMCEGIGYNLTRMPNFMDHDDQKEAAIKLNEFAPLVAYGCDVHLRFFLCSLYAPMCTDKVSTSIPACRPMCEQAREKCAPIMKKFSYTWPDSLDCSKLPTRNDPNALCMEAPENETRTEVKKGEGMLPVPPRPRQPGTTGGRSPGGPGSCENPDKFQFVEKSQSCAPRCSPAVDVFWSRQDKDFAFIWMTVWSILCFVSTAFTVLTFLLEPHRFQYPERPIIFLSMCYNVYSVAFIIRSVAGAENIACDREDGELYIIQEGLESTGCTIVFLILYYFGMASSIWWVILTLTWFLAAGKKWGHEAIEAHSNYFHMAAWGIPALKTIIILTMRKVAGDELTGLCYVGSMDSGALTGFVLIPLSCYLIIGTSFILTGFVALFHIRKVMKTEGTNTEKLEKLMVKIGIYSILYTVPATCVIVCYFYERLNMDYWKLRGLQMKCGSFNGLSSDCSLQTSVPTVAVFMLKIFMSLVVGITSGVWVWSSKTLQTWQGLCSRKLTDRTRSRKPCSGVSCGSTHCHYKSPAVVLHMAKTDLHSDNPTHV; this comes from the coding sequence ATGAGCGTGGACGGCGTCCCGCTGAAGGTGGGGATCTTTCTGTGGTGTCTGCTGGTGATTTCTGGCTCCAGCTTTGAGATCGGCTCCTACGACCTGGAGCGAGGCAGACCGGCCAAGTGCGAGCCCATCGTGATCCCCATGTGCGAGGGGATCGGCTACAACCTGACCCGCATGCCCAACTTCATGGACCACGACGACCAGAAGGAGGCTGCCATCAAGCTGAACGAGTTCGCCCCTCTGGTGGCGTACGGCTGCGACGTGCACCTCCGCTTCTTCCTCTGCTCCCTCTACGCCCCCATGTGCACGGACAAAGTGTCCACCTCCATCCCGGCCTGCAGACCCATGTGCGAGCAGGCCAGGGAGAAGTGTGCACCCATCATGAAGAAGTTCAGCTACACCTGGCCCGACTCGCTCGACTGCTCCAAGCTGCCCACCAGGAACGACCCCAACGCCCTGTGCATGGAGGCCCCCGAGAACGAGACCAGGACGGAGGTCAAGAAGGGCGAGGGCATGCTTCCGGTGCCCCCTCGCCCCAGGCAGCCGGGCACCACCGGCGGCCGCTCTCCGGGCGGCCCGGGCTCCTGCGAGAACCCGGACAAGTTCCAGTTTGTGGAGAAGAGCCAGTCGTGTGCGCCCCGCTGCTCCCCCGCCGTGGACGTCTTCTGGTCCAGGCAGGACAAGGACTTCGCCTTCATCTGGATGACGGTGTGGTCCATCCTGTGCTTCGTCTCCACCGCCTTCACGGTCCTCACCTTCCTCCTGGAGCCTCACCGCTTCCAGTACCCCGAGCGGcccatcatcttcctctccaTGTGCTACAACGTCTACTCTGTGGCATTCATCATCCGCTCTGTGGCTGGGGCCGAGAACATCGCCTGCGACAGGGAGGACGGCGAGCTGTACATCATCCAGGAGGGGCTGGAGTCCACGGGCTGCACCATCGTCTTCCTCATCCTCTACTACTTCGGCATGGCCTCCTCCATCTGGTGGGTCATCCTCACCCTCACCTGGTTCCTGGCCGCGGGGAAGAAGTGGGGCCACGAGGCTATCGAGGCCCACAGCAACTACTTCCACATGGCTGCGTGGGGCATCCCGGCCCTCAAGACTATCATCATCCTCACGATGAGGAAGGTGGCTGGAGATGAGCTGACCGGCCTGTGCTATGTGGGCAGCATGGACTCCGGGGCGCTCACAGGCTTCGTCCTCATCCCCCTGTCCTGCTACCTGATCATTGGCACCTCCTTCATCCTCACCGGCTTCGTGGCCCTCTTCCACATCCGCAAAGTGATGAAGACAGAGGGCACCAACACggagaagctggagaagctCATGGTGAAAATCGGCATCTACTCCATCCTCTACACGGTGCCGGCCACCTGCGTCATCGTCTGCTACTTCTACGAGAGGCTGAACATGGACTACTGGAAGCTGAGGGGGCTGCAGATGAAGTGCGGCTCGTTCAACGGGCTCAGCAGCGACTGCTCGCTGCAGACGTCCGTGCCCACGGTGGCCGTCTTCATGCTGAAGATCTTCATGTCGCTGGTGGTGGGCATCACCAGCGGGGTGTGGGTGTGGAGCTCCAAGACCCTGCAGACCTGGCAGGGCCTGTGCAGCAGGAAGCTGACAGACAGGACTAGAAGCAGGAAGCCCTGCAGCGGGGTGAGCTGTGGCAGCACACACTGCCACTACAAATCTCCTGCTGTGGTGCTGCACATGGCCAAGACTGACCTGCACTCAGACAACCCCACACATGTCTGA